A genomic region of Pseudomonas sp. MPC6 contains the following coding sequences:
- a CDS encoding TrkH family potassium uptake protein, whose protein sequence is MSFSAIRLVGFILGIFLITLAVCMAIPMITLVVYGRSDDLSAFLWSSLISFVCGLLMIVRGRPDTGQLRPRDMYLLTTASWVVVCIFAALPMVFISHIGYTDAFFETMSGITTTGSTVLTGLDSASPGLLIWRSMLHWLGGIGFIGMAVAILPLLRVGGMRLFQTESSDWSEKVTPRSHVAAKYILVLYLGLTGIGALALWLAGMTPFEAVNHAMSLISTGGFSTSDASLGHWTQPAIHWVAVVIMILGSLPFTLYVASLRGNRRALIKDHQVRGFIGFLLVTSLAVGTWLCFHSDYGWWDAFRIVAVNVTSIVTTTGVAVGDYTLWGSFAVLLFFYLTFVGGCSGSTAGGLKIFRFQVAGALLVSSLKQLIHPRAVIQKKYNGHPIDEEILRSLLTFSFFFTITIAAIALGLALIGLDWTTALSGAATAVCNVGPGLGAIIGPAGNFSSLPDAAKWLLTVGMLLGRLEILTVLVLVTPVFWRY, encoded by the coding sequence ATGTCCTTCTCAGCAATTCGGCTTGTCGGCTTCATCTTAGGTATTTTTCTGATCACGCTGGCCGTATGCATGGCCATTCCCATGATCACACTGGTGGTCTATGGGCGTAGCGACGATCTGTCGGCATTTCTCTGGTCGAGTTTGATTTCCTTCGTCTGTGGCCTCCTGATGATCGTGCGGGGGCGCCCGGATACTGGTCAGCTTCGTCCCAGGGATATGTACCTGCTGACGACCGCAAGCTGGGTGGTTGTGTGCATATTCGCAGCGTTGCCAATGGTGTTTATCAGCCATATCGGCTACACCGACGCATTCTTTGAAACGATGTCTGGGATCACAACCACTGGTTCGACTGTACTCACCGGTCTGGATAGCGCATCTCCCGGCTTGTTGATATGGCGCTCGATGCTGCATTGGTTGGGCGGTATCGGTTTTATCGGCATGGCTGTGGCGATCCTTCCACTGTTGCGAGTGGGCGGCATGCGTCTGTTCCAGACAGAGTCCTCAGATTGGTCGGAGAAAGTGACACCGCGTTCCCATGTGGCAGCCAAGTACATTCTTGTGCTCTATCTGGGGCTTACTGGCATCGGCGCCCTGGCACTCTGGCTCGCCGGGATGACGCCATTTGAAGCGGTCAACCACGCCATGTCGTTGATCTCTACCGGGGGGTTCTCAACGTCGGATGCCTCACTGGGGCATTGGACGCAACCAGCGATTCACTGGGTGGCAGTGGTTATCATGATTCTGGGTAGCCTGCCATTCACCTTGTACGTCGCCTCATTGCGGGGCAATCGGCGTGCGCTGATCAAGGACCACCAGGTACGCGGATTCATTGGATTCTTGCTCGTTACATCGCTGGCCGTGGGAACCTGGCTGTGTTTTCACAGCGATTACGGATGGTGGGATGCGTTTCGTATCGTGGCAGTCAATGTGACCTCGATCGTCACGACCACCGGAGTTGCGGTTGGCGACTACACGTTATGGGGCAGCTTCGCTGTCTTGCTCTTTTTCTATCTGACCTTTGTCGGAGGATGTTCAGGCTCAACTGCAGGCGGGCTTAAAATCTTCCGATTTCAGGTTGCTGGCGCCCTGTTGGTCAGTAGTTTGAAGCAGTTGATCCATCCTCGAGCCGTGATTCAGAAGAAGTACAACGGTCATCCCATCGACGAGGAGATCTTGCGCTCGCTGTTGACCTTCTCGTTTTTCTTCACCATCACAATTGCCGCCATCGCGTTGGGCTTGGCGCTCATTGGACTTGATTGGACAACAGCATTGAGCGGCGCAGCTACCGCAGTGTGTAACGTCGGGCCAGGGCTTGGCGCGATCATTGGGCCGGCAGGTAATTTCTCATCATTACCGGAT
- a CDS encoding cupin domain-containing protein encodes MNDEQVAPETQGVTVKLLATVDLGPEIEGMAGRQLRMRMVTIEPGGVFGPIHNHKDRPGTVYILQGTITDHRNGIARDYAPGVGWPEDRNTTHWLENRGTVPAVEISVDIVRQE; translated from the coding sequence ATGAACGACGAACAGGTAGCACCCGAGACGCAAGGCGTTACGGTGAAGTTACTGGCAACGGTTGACCTTGGTCCTGAGATTGAGGGCATGGCAGGCCGCCAACTCAGAATGCGTATGGTGACTATCGAGCCCGGAGGCGTCTTTGGCCCGATTCACAACCATAAAGACCGGCCAGGCACCGTCTATATCCTGCAAGGAACGATCACTGATCATCGAAATGGAATTGCCAGGGACTATGCGCCGGGCGTGGGCTGGCCTGAGGACAGGAATACCACACACTGGCTTGAGAACAGGGGAACGGTTCCAGCGGTGGAGATATCGGTTGATATTGTCAGGCAAGAGTGA
- a CDS encoding AAA family ATPase, translating to MQRIVILGNAGSGKSTLARALGRRLGLPVVHLDTLFWEPGWVEPDAEQFRARVSEAIAPDAWVCEGNYARRTFDLRLPRADLIIWLDTPRLICLTRVIVRSVMNRPRADLAAGCTEKIDRAFLSFLNFVWNFDRGYRSGIEAVRLAVGPHIPTMHLCGDRQIAAFFDGCIS from the coding sequence ATGCAACGGATTGTGATTCTCGGCAACGCCGGTAGCGGCAAATCCACCCTCGCCCGCGCCCTCGGCAGACGCCTTGGCCTGCCCGTGGTGCACCTGGACACATTGTTCTGGGAGCCTGGCTGGGTCGAACCCGACGCTGAGCAATTCCGTGCGCGGGTCAGTGAAGCGATTGCACCGGATGCCTGGGTTTGTGAAGGCAACTATGCGCGGCGTACATTCGATCTTCGCCTGCCTCGCGCCGACTTGATCATCTGGCTCGATACGCCGAGGCTCATCTGTTTAACCCGGGTGATCGTGCGCAGTGTAATGAACCGCCCTCGCGCTGATCTGGCTGCAGGTTGTACGGAGAAGATTGACCGGGCGTTTTTGAGCTTTCTGAATTTTGTGTGGAATTTTGATCGTGGTTATCGTTCGGGCATTGAGGCGGTGCGGTTGGCTGTGGGGCCACATATTCCTACGATGCATTTGTGTGGTGACCGGCAGATTGCTGCATTTTTTGATGGCTGCATCAGCTGA
- a CDS encoding HNH endonuclease signature motif containing protein, giving the protein MNKRTIQTFLQYGVSTILAEKANQAGLTASKARALSRKDMELKYGLSGNEAKALSIAVRRSAIDSGVVQLLLERSNFVCCVCKGVKSPAYIIHHIVEYEKTQDNNYKNLVVLCPTDHDLAHQGGLTLRLTDDQIRRAKTSWEKQVELANAQRAAQKIEVSDDAIDYVNVKRIEELCVRLFKRIPQTGLTASLKAAGILKKDGSFDQKHVQTNLSGGRYLFDYITHQETEHYKQLMQEIAKVVDFIDLGAAVSTRLTQLKGAEGKYAFFIGGVHAKGPDLPITASTPAVVMFYSRKKHRIEWILDPIFLMSMSAIARIGGTNRYIIYCLVRTVEKLEDGSVLVKASPLLIAQPTKYVDKTPAISYQKRYE; this is encoded by the coding sequence ATGAATAAACGAACTATACAAACATTCCTACAGTACGGTGTGTCGACTATCCTGGCCGAGAAAGCAAATCAAGCGGGGCTCACAGCCTCTAAGGCGCGAGCCCTCAGCCGGAAGGATATGGAGTTAAAGTACGGCTTGTCTGGGAACGAGGCGAAAGCTCTCTCTATTGCTGTCCGGCGCTCTGCAATAGACTCAGGCGTAGTGCAGTTGCTGCTTGAGCGCAGTAACTTCGTTTGCTGCGTATGTAAGGGCGTGAAGAGTCCCGCTTACATCATTCATCACATTGTTGAGTACGAAAAAACACAGGACAACAATTACAAAAACCTTGTCGTTCTATGTCCGACTGATCACGATCTAGCGCACCAAGGAGGGCTCACGCTCCGCCTGACCGACGATCAGATTCGCAGGGCGAAGACTTCCTGGGAAAAGCAAGTAGAATTGGCAAATGCTCAACGTGCCGCGCAGAAAATCGAAGTCAGCGATGACGCAATTGACTACGTAAACGTGAAGCGTATCGAAGAACTCTGTGTCCGACTTTTCAAGAGAATTCCGCAAACAGGGCTAACGGCCAGTCTCAAAGCGGCTGGCATCCTGAAGAAGGATGGCTCGTTTGATCAAAAGCACGTTCAGACTAATCTCTCAGGAGGTCGATACCTCTTTGACTACATTACGCACCAGGAGACAGAGCACTATAAGCAGCTGATGCAGGAAATCGCGAAGGTAGTCGATTTCATTGACTTAGGTGCGGCCGTATCAACGAGGTTGACACAGCTCAAGGGAGCTGAAGGAAAGTATGCCTTCTTCATCGGTGGAGTCCATGCGAAAGGGCCTGATCTACCAATAACCGCATCTACGCCTGCAGTGGTGATGTTCTACTCGCGGAAGAAACATCGCATTGAGTGGATTCTTGATCCAATCTTCTTGATGTCGATGTCCGCTATCGCTCGGATAGGCGGCACGAACCGTTACATCATCTATTGCTTGGTTCGAACGGTGGAGAAACTGGAAGATGGATCGGTGTTGGTGAAGGCGAGCCCCCTTCTTATCGCACAGCCGACAAAGTACGTCGACAAGACTCCTGCGATCAGTTATCAAAAAAGGTACGAGTGA
- a CDS encoding GrpB family protein, with product MSIPESSCSFESATQVISIFEHDLAWKETFTREAEAIRAIATREKFFIDHVGSTAVDGLPSKPIIDILVSVHHWSTVEKILEKLKKIGYRMKEYDKEAPRYFLTKCQPDNSDGFHLHICRPNDRWGQDMLVFRDELAADQGLVKEYTELKQNLARAHCDDLDKYTHKKTFFIKSVLHKVEGSFSVDHLLTHQRSELDEAQRIQIKMIFTQLAIAWVAACSVYLIGNKYLLHAAGAGLLLMLLWVHFSQRQQRHRSAGDQARRAVLLISGLDKVPPAGQKLRIIDGFEISTLGRPRAREEDHFASREPPSYKRLSELIEESAYWTRDLQRFSAKIMTIIFTVLMLSIICACGVAISSLISETLIDLSRALIAAVVFLISSDILGLLLAYRNSATTIDEIFKRVESVAARKYTESDVLLLMVDYNAAIEKAPAALPGVFQIRNKTLGQHWRAYISTKHTNTEI from the coding sequence ATGAGTATTCCTGAATCAAGTTGCAGTTTCGAATCTGCAACGCAGGTGATCAGTATTTTCGAACATGACCTCGCTTGGAAAGAAACGTTCACTAGAGAGGCCGAAGCTATTCGCGCAATTGCAACACGCGAAAAATTTTTTATCGACCATGTTGGCTCTACAGCTGTCGATGGCCTACCAAGCAAGCCCATAATCGATATATTGGTTTCAGTTCACCATTGGTCGACAGTCGAAAAAATTTTAGAAAAATTAAAAAAAATTGGCTATCGCATGAAGGAGTACGATAAGGAGGCGCCGAGATACTTCCTTACCAAATGCCAACCTGACAACTCGGATGGCTTTCATCTCCACATATGCCGTCCAAATGATCGATGGGGGCAAGACATGCTTGTTTTTCGAGACGAGCTTGCCGCAGATCAAGGCCTAGTAAAAGAATACACTGAGCTAAAGCAAAATCTCGCTAGGGCCCATTGCGATGACCTTGATAAATATACACATAAGAAAACATTTTTTATAAAATCTGTATTACATAAAGTTGAGGGTTCCTTCAGCGTAGACCACTTACTTACTCATCAGCGCAGTGAGCTAGATGAGGCCCAGCGCATTCAGATAAAAATGATATTCACCCAGCTTGCAATCGCTTGGGTTGCAGCATGTTCAGTCTATCTAATTGGCAACAAATATCTTTTACACGCAGCTGGGGCTGGCCTTTTGCTCATGCTCCTTTGGGTACACTTTAGTCAGCGCCAGCAACGACATCGTTCGGCTGGAGATCAGGCCCGTCGGGCCGTCTTACTCATAAGTGGACTTGATAAGGTTCCTCCCGCAGGACAGAAATTACGAATTATTGATGGTTTCGAAATTTCTACATTGGGCCGACCGCGTGCGCGAGAAGAGGATCACTTCGCAAGCAGAGAACCCCCAAGCTATAAGCGCCTATCAGAGCTGATAGAAGAGTCCGCATACTGGACGCGTGATCTGCAACGGTTTAGCGCCAAGATCATGACCATCATATTTACAGTGTTAATGCTGTCCATAATTTGCGCTTGTGGAGTTGCGATTTCATCCCTAATTTCAGAAACTTTAATAGATCTTTCGCGCGCACTAATAGCAGCAGTGGTGTTCTTAATTTCATCGGACATACTAGGGTTGCTTTTAGCATATAGAAATTCCGCCACTACTATTGATGAAATATTCAAGCGCGTAGAGAGCGTAGCTGCGAGAAAGTACACAGAGTCCGACGTGTTGCTTCTTATGGTTGACTATAATGCAGCGATAGAAAAAGCACCTGCCGCCTTACCAGGTGTCTTTCAAATCAGAAATAAAACGCTTGGTCAGCATTGGCGGGCTTACATATCCACAAAACACACTAATACCGAGATCTGA
- a CDS encoding DUF6124 family protein — protein sequence MFKVTPNPPDTDPASPYESPDSNKLNEAAESALPPHAPSTADIKATARTPSTLFTVDPHATTETLAVYLVETLASVDVMVHHLVDHLDGGSRHALLGISNSIMLAEITANRMLDQIDPPT from the coding sequence ATGTTTAAAGTAACGCCGAACCCGCCAGACACCGATCCGGCATCCCCCTACGAAAGCCCCGACTCAAACAAACTCAACGAAGCCGCCGAAAGCGCCCTCCCCCCCCACGCCCCCTCGACCGCCGACATCAAAGCCACCGCACGCACACCCAGCACCCTGTTCACCGTCGACCCGCACGCCACAACCGAAACCCTCGCGGTCTATCTGGTCGAGACGCTGGCCTCGGTCGACGTGATGGTTCATCACCTGGTGGATCATCTGGACGGCGGATCGCGCCACGCCCTGCTGGGTATTTCCAACAGCATCATGCTCGCGGAAATCACCGCGAACCGGATGCTGGATCAGATCGATCCACCCACTTGA